A genomic region of Raphanus sativus cultivar WK10039 chromosome 6, ASM80110v3, whole genome shotgun sequence contains the following coding sequences:
- the LOC108812422 gene encoding uncharacterized protein LOC108812422: MEGGEEAGAEIMVDSKDLQQQSKALDKLTDRVEDRQLDSNRVQSAMASIGASREADLNAKRLREKELASVKINAADVELIVNELELEKNVVERTLREHKGDAVAATRELLSRYPL; the protein is encoded by the exons ATGGAgggaggagaagaagctggAGCGGAGATAATGGTTGATTCAAAGGACTTACAGCAGCAAAGCAAAGCTTTAGACAAGCTTACCGATCGCGTCGAGGATCGCCAGCTCGATTCTAATCGTGTTCAATCG GCTATGGCTTCGATTGGTGCTTCTAGGGAGGCTGATCTGAATGCTAAGAGATTGAG GGAGAAGGAACTGGCTTCTGTTAAGATCAATGCTGCAgatgttgagctcattgtaaaCGAACTCGAG CTGGAGAAGAATGTGGTGGAGAGAACACTAAGGGAGCACAAAGGCGATGCAGTTGCTGCAACTAGGGAATTGCTTTCCCGATATCCTCTTTGA
- the LOC108812418 gene encoding serine/threonine-protein kinase BCK1/SLK1/SSP31 — protein sequence METPPAEQLLKKILELEENQEHLKQEMSRLKVSTEIRQRSHSVSPHRPPRRNVDGAPSWRKSGAASFRHASPLRKDSRVQGPINLRAGVGGGGGGPSAGKFSDKQYLNILQSMAQAVHAFDLNMRIIFWNAMAEKLYGYTAAEALGENPINVIADDRDAAFAMNIARRCVRGESWTGEFPVKSKSGERFSAVTTCSPFYDDDGTLIGIICITSNTAPYLNPRISLAKLKAGEEGEGETSFAPARNSFASKLGLDSKEAVISKLGLDSEQPIQSAIASKISNLATKVSNKVRSKMRAGESSATLSEGGSGDSHHSASDHRDDAASSGASTPRGDFVQSPFGVFTCSEEKFHSKPFKDSSDESDEKPAIHKVLSSKAEEWMVKKGLSWPWKGNEQGSKGKPSHSVWPWVQNGQGKDKIQQSNPSSIALERNKPTNVEGGSLWSSSLNATSTSSASSCGSTSSSVMNKIDDTDSDGLEYEILWDDLTIGEQIGQGSCGTVYHGLWFGSDVAVKVFSKQEYSEDVIQSFRQEVLLMKRLRHPNVLLFMGAVTSPPRLCIVSEFLPRGSLFRLLQRNASKLDWRRRIHMALDIARGMNYLHHCSPPIVHRDLKSSNLLVDKNWTVKVADFGLSRIKHETYLTTKSGKGTPQWMAPEVLRNESADEKSDIYSFGVVLWELATEKIPWETLNAMQVIGAVGFMNQRLEIPKDIDPLWIALMESCWHSDTTLRPTFQELMDKLREMQRKSTIQLQATRAALRDNSPLKDN from the exons ATGGAGACACCACCCGCGGAGCAGCTGCTCAAGAAGATACTCGAGCTCGAGGAGAACCAGGAGCATCTGAAGCAGGAGATGTCGCGGCTCAAGGTCTCGACGGAGATTCGTCAGCGATCGCATTCGGTGTCGCCGCATCGTCCGCCGCGGAGAAACGTCGACGGAGCTCCGTCTTGGAGAAAGAGCGGCGCCGCCTCGTTCCGCCACGCCTCGCCGTTGCGTAAGGACAGCCGTGTCCAAGGTCCGATCAATCTGAGAGCCGGAGtaggcggcggcggcggaggaccGTCGGCTGGGAAGTTCAGCGATAAAcagtatttgaatattttgcaGTCGATGGCGCAAGCTGTTCACGCTTTCGATCTAAACATGCGAATCATCTTCTG GAATGCTATGGCGGAGAAGCTTTATGGCTACACTGCAGCGGAAGCACTCGGAGAGAATCCAATTAACGTTATCGCGGACGATCGTGACGCTGCATTCGCTATGAACATCGCTAGGCGTTGCGTCCGTGGGGAGAGCTGGACGGGGGAGTTTCCTGTCAAGAGTAAATCAGGGGAGAGGTTTTCAGCTGTCACTACTTGTTCCCCGTTTTATGACGATGACGGGACTCTGATAGGGATCATTTGCATCACGAGTAACACGGCGCCGTATCTGAACCCGAGGATCTCTTTGGCTAAGTTAAAGGCGGGAGAAGAAGGTGAAGGTGAAACGAGCTTTGCGCCTGCCAGGAATAGTTTTGCGTCGAAGCTTGGTTTGGACTCTAAAGAAGCTGTTATATCGAAACTTGGCCTTGACTCTGAACAGCCTATACAAAGTGCTATAGCGTCGAAGATATCAAATCTG GCGACCAAGGTGAGCAACAAGGTAAGGTCGAAAATGCGAGCAGGTGAGAGTAGTGCTACACTCTCTGAGGGTGGCAGTGGGGATAGTCATCATTCAGCATCTGACCACAGGGACGATGCAGCATCAAGTGGTGCCAGCACACCAAGAGGGGATTTTGTGCAGTCTCCGTTTGGTGTATTCACATGTAGTGAAGAAAAGTTTCATTCGAAACCGTTTAAAGATTCCAGTGATGAGAGCGATGAAAAGCCTGCGATCCATAAGGTTCTCTCCTCAAAAGCTGAAGAATGGATGGTGAAGAAAGGTTTATCATGGCCGTGGAAAGGGAATGAGCAAGGTTCAAAAGGAAAGCCAAGTCATTCTGTATGGCCTTGGGTACAGAATGGTCAAGGGAAAGATAAGATTCAGCAGAGTAATCCCTCTTCTATTGCCTTAGAACGTAATAAGCCTACGAATGTTGAGGGAGGTAGTTTGTGGTCATCCTCTTTAAATGCAACCAGCACAAGCAGCGCTAGTAGCTGCGGAAGTACCAGCAGCAGTGTGATGAACAAGATTGATGATACTGATAGTGATGGCCTGGAATATGAAATTTTATGGGATGATTTGACAATTGGAGAACAAATTGGACAAG GTTCATGTGGAACCGTCTACCACGGTCTCTGGTTTGGATCT GATGTAGCTGTTAAAGTGTTTTCCAAGCAAGAATACTCGGAAGACGTTATACAATCTTTTAGACAAGAG GTACTTTTGATGAAAAGACTTAGACATCCTAACGTCCTGCTCTTTATGGGAGCTGTTACCTCGCCTCCACGCCTGTGTATAGTGTCCGAGTTCCTTCCACG TGGAAGTCTCTTTCGCCTACTACAGAGGAATGCGTCAAAACTGGATTGGAGGCGGCGTATCCATATGGCTTTGGACATT GCTCGCGGTATGAATTATCTTCACCATTGTAGTCCACCCATCGTCCATCGTGATCTGAAGTCGTCAAATCTGCTGGTAGACAAGAACTGGACCGTTAAA GTAGCTGACTTTGGTCTTTCGCGTATCAAGCATGAGACATACCTAACCACCAAGTCCGGGAAGGGAACG CCTCAATGGATGGCACCAGAAGTTCTTCGAAACGAGTCTGCTGATGAGAA GTCTGATATTTACAGCTTTGGAGTAGTACTCTGGGAGCTTGCCACCGAGAAGATCCCATGGGAAACTCTCAACGCTATGCAG GTGATCGGAGCTGTTGGGTTCATGAACCAGAGGCTGGAAATTCCAAAGGACATTGATCCCTTATGGATCGCATTAATGGAGAGCTGTTGGCACAG CGATACTACGCTGAGACCCACGTTCCAAGAACTGATGGATAAGCTAAGAGAGATGCAAAGAAAGTCTACAATACAGCTCCAAGCTACTCGTGCTGCCTTACGTGATAACTCCCCCCTCAAGGACAACTAA
- the LOC108812421 gene encoding protein SINE3-like, whose product MKEIQIPRKNSARSSDPATKRLIKDPEMKNRKVTEKRQSATFSDVSVESTKDPPVEFTPISQISGAISDSEAESFVQGSSVDLLLSTPEISLPADESPVSTVTDKDFHIDADRIQSIVDLPASVESLRAEISDLKKFICSVEKSEESKWIDGVLTRKSHRIVLLICILWAVLAAIVVSVRSGEKIAYYGPLPT is encoded by the exons atgaaggaAATTCAAATTCCCAGGAAAAACTCTGCGCGCTCATCTGATCCTGCAACGAAGAGACTCATCAAGGATCCTGAGATGAAGAATCGCAAG GTTACGGAGAAGAGACAGAGCGCGACCTTCTCCGACGTATCAGTGGAAAGCACGAAGGATCCGCCGGTGGAATTCACTCCGATCTCTCAGATTTCCGGCGCGATCTCCGATTCCGAAGCCGAG AGTTTTGTGCAAGGATCGAGCGTAGACCTGTTATTATCAACGCCAGAGATTTCTCTTCCGGCTGATGAGTCTCCAGTTTCGACGGTTACTGATAAGGATTTTCACATCGACGCTGATCGGATTCAGTCGATCGTCGACTTGCCTGCTTCTGTGGAGTCCTTGCGCGCGGAGATCAGTGACCTGAAGAAGTTCATCTGTTCAGTTGAGAAATCTGAAGAGAGCAAATGGATCGATGGAGTTCTTACTCGCAAATCCCACCGCATTGTGCTGTTGATTTGTATCCTTTGGGCTGTCTTAGCTGCGATTGTGGTCTCCGTCAGGTCAGGGGAGAAGATTGCTTACTATGGACCACTTCCAACTTGA
- the LOC108807524 gene encoding uncharacterized protein LOC108807524, giving the protein MESNKTFWIIMLIVTVSTLVETKSVPHRDSHAARSLLSVSPPSESPSPSPAPGPEVEKTIATPASSPIEIDIDSPSPSPGAPADSISPANAPSMSSPSPSPGAPADSISPTNAPTTSSPSPSPSPEAPANAPTTDSPSPSEEVEMDYPEALVDSASPANPPPTEMEIDSPSPSPEGPEESLDAPSGETLVSSAKTLLKTFLSPEIKTICSKTDNPEICESSVAPLLTAAVKPDASSVLVLAIQASINATKAAKPAVDKAAAPDCQELYDDAVANLEDAINAVKESDIATVNTNLSAAMTDYGTCNDGFEESGEPNPLADIADKLHKMVSNCLAISSLIK; this is encoded by the coding sequence ATGGAGTCGAATAAAACGTTTTGGATCATCATGCTGATCGTCACGGTTTCTACTTTGGTGGAGACCAAATCTGTGCCGCACAGAGATTCTCACGCTGCGAGGTCTCTGCTCTCTGTCTCTCCACCTTCAGAGTCTCCATCTCCATCACCAGCTCCGGGTCCTGAAGTTGAAAAGACGATTGCTACCCCTGCGAGTTCTCCTATAGAGATTGATATAGACTCTCCCTCGCCGTCACCAGGGGCTCCTGCTGATTCCATCTCTCCAGCTAATGCTCCATCGATGAGCTCTCCCTCGCCGTCACCAGGGGCTCCTGCTGATTCCATTTCTCCTACTAATGCTCCAACGACGAGCTCTCCCTCGCCGTCTCCGTCGCCAGAGGCTCCTGCCAATGCTCCAACAACGGACTCTCCCTCTCCGTCAGAAGAGGTAGAAATGGATTATCCCGAGGCTCTCGTGGACTCAGCTTCCCCTGCTAATCCTCCTCCGACGGAGATGGAAATAGACTCTCCATCTCCGTCGCCAGAGGGCCCCGAGGAAAGCCTCGATGCTCCATCTGGGGAAACACTTGTGAGTTCAGCTAAAACTCTTCTGAAGACATTTTTATCTCCCGAGATCAAAACCATTTGCAGCAAAACAGATAACCCGGAGATATGCGAATCTTCCGTTGCTCCTCTGTTAACGGCTGCGGTGAAACCCGACGCTTCCTCGGTCCTCGTTCTCGCCATTCAAGCTTCCATCAACGCTACCAAAGCGGCTAAACCCGCCGTCGACAAAGCAGCCGCACCCGATTGCCAGGAGCTGTACGATGACGCCGTGGCTAACTTGGAGGACGCGATTAACGCCGTCAAGGAGAGTGACATTGCAACCGTTAACACTAACTTGAGCGCGGCGATGACGGATTACGGCACGTGCAACGACGGTTTCGAGGAGTCTGGTGAGCCTAACCCGTTGGCTGACATTGCTGACAAGCTTCACAAGATGGTTAGTAACTGCCTAGCTATCTCTTCGTTGATCAAGTGA
- the LOC108807146 gene encoding uncharacterized protein LOC108807146, with the protein MEPAASEGGSPSTLAGFMDRRKRSPLIRRPRDVKESFHSVTCPPPSTQTNVSPSNESNPTLNTLKLKLKLGSGVTRTIQTKSEASTYTKATDKGQRCVQKTMCLGEIDRPRVNPSDAVVVRGASMSEKRKQGLKKRLLDPEEDRDDDDDDDDGDEEIRYLEKLKSKRARDHHHAVAERDNLRMGTVDSFAEGSTSGKVPTTRTRALQAGKDPFSTLGSGPLEFPDGLPCPSSKRQKQKLSEVEQQSKKAEAAQRRRIQSEKAAQEAEAEAIRKILGQDSGRKKKEEKIKKQQEERAQERATRSSTLPSDTIRVVIGPSGTTLTFSEDIGLPDIFKPITHSYPPPREKCVGPNCEEAYKYRDSKTNLPLCSLTCYKAIQEKMQQQQQPLIHC; encoded by the exons ATGGAACCAGCGGCCTCTGAAGGAGGTTCTCCTTCTACTTTAGCTGGATTCATGGATAGGAGAAAGAGAAGCCCTCTGATTCGTCGACCACGAGATGTTAAAGAAAGCTTTCATAGTGTCACCTGTCCGCCACCGTCAACACAGACAAACGTTTCTCCTAGCAATGAAAGTAACCCAACTTTGAACACATTGAAACTGAAGCTTAAGCTTGGAAGTGGTGTTACTCGTACTATCCAAACCAAGTCAGAGGCGAGTACTTATACCAAAGCcacg GATAAAGGGCAGAGATGTGTGCAGAAAACTATGTGTCTAGGAGAGATAGACCGACCTAGAGTGAATCCCTCTGATGCTGTTGTTGTGAGAGGAGCATCTATGTCTGAGAAGAGAAAACAAGGTCTTAAGAAACGTTTATTAGATCCAGAGGAAGAcagggatgatgatgatgatgatgatgatggagatgAGGAGATTAGATACCTTGAAAAGCTCAAGTCTAAAAGGGCAAGGGACCATCATCATGCTGTAGCTGAAAGGGATAATCTGAGGATGGGAACAGTTGATTCGTTTGCGGAAGGATCAACTAGTGGAAAGGTTCCTACTACACGTACTCGAGCTCTCCAGGCTGGAAAAGATCCGTTTTCTACCCTCGGGTCGGGTCCTCTTGAGTTTCCTGATGGCTTACCTTGTCCCTCCTCTAAAA GACAAAAGCAGAAGCTTTCAGAGGTAGAGCAACAATCCAAGAAGGCTGAAGCTGCGCAGAGACGGCGAATACAGTCAGAGAAAGCTGCCCAAGAAGCTGAG GCTGAAGCTATCAGGAAAATACTGGGACAAGACTCAgggagaaagaagaaagaagagaagattaAGAAACAACAGGAAGAGCGAGCTCAG GAGAGAGCTACAAGATCAAGCACACTCCCATCAGACACTATCAGAGTGGTTATCGGTCCGAGTGGAACAACACTGACGTTTTCTGAAGACATTGGTCTTCCGGATATCTTCAAGCCGATTACTCACAG TTATCCTCCTCCGCGTGAGAAGTGTGTGGGGCCAAACTGCGAGGAAGCATACAAGTACAGGGATTCAAAGACGAACCTACCACTGTGTAGTCTCACTTGTTACAAGGCTATTCAAGAGAagatgcaacaacaacaacagcctTTGATTCATTGCTAA